The following are encoded in a window of Chitinophagaceae bacterium genomic DNA:
- a CDS encoding tail fiber domain-containing protein, which yields MLKRIALLQIFISVYCIHGSAQSLAINTDGSPAHASALLDVKSTTKGILIPRMTKAQKNSIATPAAGLLICQVAPDSTGFYYYDGGTWIWLSSSSTGWSTTGNAGTDTSVNFIGTLDLMPVRFKQNNSWIGQFDMNQSNFFIGTDAGISITTGSGNTAFGNNALTKVTTSASNTAIGNNALQNTTGLFNTAVGANALLNNASGNSNVAIGATSLANHRSGESNTAIGSNAMNGDTTGSNNVAVGAASMFNTKNTTNNVAVGYNTLLNNRSGNNKTAVGASALALDTSLASNTAIGTLAMLANVSGSGNVAVGGFALKANTAGSRNTAVGDSAMVTQSFNGGVNYFMDNTAVGSKALFYNQPTNATNGVKNTGIGSEALYLNTTGQENTAVGTGALHDNITGSQHTAMGRSAHRLSKSGNSTSYFGYESGYNDSLGSRNTGMGSFVLRNLGSGSNNVAIGYEALYNSTASNNTVIGFVAARTSTSATGILAVGDSALFSNTGNNNLAIGSRALRDNISGASNLAIGRNALESNTLCSQNTAIGESALATMNFASGMLSNNVAVGYRSLFSVNPAAVTNSGNQNTAIGTSTADDLVTGYNNTIVGYLTGNNLTTGFQNTFIGHTSGGATTGSQNTLLGASTLAGASISNATAIGYDASVTQSNSMVFGDVNVTRWGFGINTAAANILEFNNAVTTARLTTGGVWTDVSDRNKKTDLLLMDGRSVLQKIAEMPVYRYRYSNTADEYHISPMAQDFQNLFQVGDGKSLSALDKSGVALIGIQQLKKENEALKKELAELKKMVMEKMTKE from the coding sequence ATGTTAAAAAGAATTGCCCTCCTGCAGATATTCATTTCCGTTTACTGCATACACGGTTCGGCCCAATCGCTTGCCATAAACACCGATGGAAGCCCGGCTCACGCAAGTGCCCTGCTTGATGTAAAAAGTACAACCAAAGGCATATTGATCCCCAGGATGACGAAGGCGCAGAAAAATTCCATTGCCACACCGGCTGCCGGTTTGTTGATATGCCAGGTGGCACCCGACAGTACGGGCTTTTATTATTATGACGGCGGCACCTGGATATGGTTATCCAGCAGTTCAACAGGCTGGAGCACGACGGGCAATGCAGGTACGGATACCTCGGTGAATTTTATTGGGACCCTGGATCTGATGCCAGTCCGTTTCAAACAAAACAATTCATGGATCGGCCAGTTTGATATGAACCAAAGTAATTTTTTCATCGGAACCGATGCAGGCATAAGCATTACTACCGGATCGGGTAATACTGCATTCGGAAATAATGCCCTGACCAAAGTAACCACATCCGCTTCCAATACCGCAATTGGAAATAATGCATTGCAGAACACAACCGGCTTGTTTAATACGGCAGTTGGTGCGAACGCATTGTTGAACAACGCTTCCGGAAACAGCAATGTAGCCATAGGGGCCACCTCGTTGGCAAATCACAGATCCGGTGAGAGTAATACCGCTATTGGAAGTAATGCAATGAACGGCGATACAACAGGGTCGAATAATGTTGCTGTTGGTGCAGCAAGCATGTTCAATACAAAAAACACGACCAATAATGTGGCAGTGGGTTATAATACACTGCTGAATAACAGGTCGGGTAACAACAAGACGGCCGTAGGAGCTTCAGCCCTGGCACTGGATACTTCCCTCGCATCAAATACTGCGATCGGTACGCTGGCAATGCTGGCAAATGTCTCCGGGTCGGGCAATGTAGCAGTGGGAGGCTTTGCACTCAAGGCAAATACGGCGGGCAGCCGCAATACGGCCGTGGGAGATTCGGCCATGGTAACCCAGAGCTTTAATGGAGGCGTCAACTATTTTATGGATAATACTGCCGTAGGCTCCAAAGCGCTTTTTTATAACCAGCCTACCAATGCAACCAATGGAGTTAAAAATACGGGCATTGGCAGCGAAGCACTTTACTTAAACACTACCGGCCAGGAAAATACGGCTGTTGGAACCGGGGCACTGCATGATAATATTACCGGCAGCCAGCATACTGCCATGGGCAGAAGCGCACACCGTTTGTCTAAATCCGGTAACTCCACAAGCTATTTCGGTTATGAGAGTGGTTATAACGATTCATTAGGCTCCAGGAATACCGGGATGGGATCATTTGTATTGCGCAACCTTGGCTCAGGAAGTAATAATGTGGCCATAGGTTATGAGGCATTATACAACAGCACCGCATCCAATAATACCGTTATTGGTTTTGTAGCAGCCCGTACTTCCACATCAGCCACCGGTATCCTTGCCGTTGGCGACAGTGCTCTCTTTTCGAACACCGGAAATAATAACCTGGCTATCGGAAGCAGGGCGCTGCGGGATAATATCTCCGGCGCCAGTAACCTCGCCATCGGCCGCAATGCACTGGAAAGTAATACGCTGTGCAGCCAGAATACCGCTATCGGCGAATCGGCCCTGGCAACCATGAATTTTGCTTCCGGTATGTTAAGCAATAATGTAGCAGTAGGTTACCGGTCGTTATTTTCGGTTAACCCTGCTGCAGTCACCAACAGCGGAAACCAGAATACAGCCATAGGAACTTCTACGGCCGATGACCTGGTTACGGGTTATAATAATACCATTGTGGGATATTTGACAGGGAATAACCTCACTACCGGCTTTCAGAATACTTTTATCGGCCATACCAGCGGGGGGGCAACAACCGGCTCGCAGAATACACTGCTCGGCGCCAGTACATTGGCGGGTGCTTCAATCAGCAATGCCACTGCAATCGGGTATGATGCCAGTGTTACCCAAAGCAACAGCATGGTTTTTGGCGATGTGAATGTGACCAGGTGGGGATTCGGCATCAATACCGCCGCTGCCAACATCCTGGAGTTCAATAACGCTGTAACAACGGCCAGGCTTACCACTGGCGGGGTATGGACCGATGTAAGCGACCGGAATAAAAAAACCGACCTGCTGCTGATGGATGGCCGTTCGGTTTTGCAGAAGATCGCGGAAATGCCGGTATACAGGTACCGGTACAGCAATACAGCAGATGAATACCATATCAGTCCCATGGCACAGGATTTTCAAAACCTGTTCCAGGTAGGAGATGGAAAGAGTTTATCGGCCCTGGATAAAAGCGGCGTGGCATTGATCGGTATCCAGCAACTCAAAAAGGAAAATGAAGCGCTGAAAAAGGAACTGGCTGAACTCAAAAAAATGGTGATGGAGAAAATGACGAAAGAATAA
- a CDS encoding DUF2490 domain-containing protein has protein sequence MRSVLVVLIAFNFSIAVAQRSNAGNWFIYFGNQSISKKWNWWNEVQYRNYNFAGDLQQLLLRTGIGYNLTENNNNILLGYGFIHSQRYLPGTNNKSGSNEHRLYQQFINRQHYGRVFIQHRYLAEERFLPGDFQFRLRYFLSFNIPLNNKTLSKNTVYLSAYNEVFLNAESPVFDRNRLYGSIGYVINKNFRMEAGFMAQTLENTNRNQFQLVLFNNLPLTKTK, from the coding sequence CTGAGATCGGTCCTGGTCGTTTTGATCGCTTTCAACTTCAGCATTGCCGTTGCACAACGATCAAACGCAGGCAACTGGTTCATTTATTTCGGCAACCAGTCCATCAGTAAAAAATGGAACTGGTGGAACGAAGTGCAGTACCGTAATTATAATTTCGCCGGCGACCTGCAGCAGTTGCTTTTACGGACAGGCATCGGGTATAACCTTACGGAGAACAACAACAATATCCTGTTGGGCTATGGTTTCATCCATTCGCAGCGCTACCTGCCCGGTACAAACAATAAGTCGGGCAGCAACGAACACCGGCTTTACCAGCAGTTCATAAACCGGCAGCATTACGGCCGCGTTTTCATCCAGCACCGTTACCTGGCCGAAGAACGTTTCCTGCCCGGCGACTTCCAGTTCAGGCTTCGTTACTTCCTGTCCTTCAATATTCCGCTCAATAATAAGACCTTGAGCAAAAACACGGTCTATCTTTCTGCTTATAATGAAGTATTTTTAAATGCGGAATCACCCGTGTTCGACCGGAACCGGCTCTACGGCTCCATCGGCTATGTGATCAATAAGAATTTCAGGATGGAAGCCGGTTTCATGGCACAAACACTGGAGAACACGAACCGCAACCAGTTTCAACTGGTATTGTTCAACAACCTGCCGCTCACAAAAACAAAATAA
- a CDS encoding DUF1801 domain-containing protein: MAQAKAKTVETSASVTAFIKKADKAKQADSLELLKIFEKASGFEPKMWGPAIIGFGSYHYKYESGREGDAPLCGFSPRKQAFSFYLSSGFKEREDLLKKLGKHKASKACIYIKKLEDIDLTVLKKMIRLSVTYTKSHLNGCC; this comes from the coding sequence ATGGCACAAGCTAAAGCAAAGACAGTGGAAACATCGGCCAGTGTGACCGCCTTTATCAAAAAGGCTGATAAAGCAAAACAGGCAGACAGCCTTGAATTGCTGAAGATATTTGAAAAAGCCTCGGGCTTTGAACCGAAGATGTGGGGCCCGGCCATCATCGGCTTTGGCAGCTATCATTACAAATATGAAAGCGGGCGGGAAGGCGATGCACCCCTTTGTGGATTCTCTCCCCGCAAACAGGCGTTCTCCTTTTACCTTTCTTCGGGTTTCAAAGAAAGGGAAGATCTGCTGAAAAAATTAGGTAAACACAAGGCCAGCAAAGCCTGCATCTACATAAAAAAGCTGGAAGACATAGATCTTACTGTTTTAAAGAAGATGATCCGTCTTTCGGTAACGTATACAAAAAGCCATTTGAACGGATGTTGTTAA
- a CDS encoding tetratricopeptide repeat protein: protein MKNHRTITLLLALLFSSVISIAQSDKDAQASYDQGIRLKDEKKTSEAFEKFKEAIAANPKHTDALYQAGWCQNELKNYNSAVSYLHKARQTGVATPKLYFEMGYAFEKLNKSDSAIFYYNKCLELKPGYAGVYKQLGNMAYTRDDYEDALDLFGKYEEFSKKDITDYLYWYRKGFTYNALKQYNNAKESLNRSLSYRNDNMNTFLELGFACFKLKQDDDAIRHYKSAIAIDPKSHIPYNGIAEVYRDNRKDMNEAMKWYRKTLEMNPTERKASYGMGYCLNSKEQFSEAVSYLKTAIEKEPTYTAAYVELGYSYYKTGKDPDAETNFKKAMELNPKNENARYYACLMYVKQKNKAKAQKMVDELRGLSSKHVSILQPKVDAL, encoded by the coding sequence ATGAAAAATCACCGTACGATCACCCTCCTGCTGGCATTACTATTCAGTTCAGTCATTTCCATTGCCCAGTCCGACAAAGATGCACAGGCGTCTTATGACCAGGGCATACGGCTCAAAGACGAAAAAAAGACCTCGGAAGCCTTTGAGAAATTCAAGGAGGCCATTGCTGCCAATCCAAAACATACCGATGCACTCTACCAGGCCGGCTGGTGCCAGAACGAACTGAAAAATTACAACAGCGCCGTCAGTTACCTGCACAAGGCAAGGCAAACAGGCGTTGCCACGCCCAAACTTTATTTTGAAATGGGTTATGCCTTTGAGAAACTGAATAAGAGTGATTCGGCGATCTTCTATTACAACAAATGCCTGGAGCTGAAACCCGGTTATGCCGGCGTGTATAAGCAACTGGGAAATATGGCCTATACCAGGGATGATTATGAGGATGCACTGGACCTGTTCGGTAAATACGAGGAATTTTCAAAGAAAGACATAACCGACTACTTGTACTGGTACCGAAAAGGCTTTACCTATAATGCACTGAAGCAATACAACAATGCAAAGGAGTCGTTGAATAGATCGCTTTCGTACAGGAATGACAACATGAACACATTCCTGGAACTTGGTTTTGCCTGCTTTAAACTTAAACAGGATGATGACGCCATCCGGCATTATAAGTCTGCCATAGCTATTGATCCCAAAAGCCATATCCCCTATAATGGCATTGCCGAAGTATACCGGGATAACAGGAAAGATATGAATGAGGCCATGAAGTGGTACCGCAAAACGCTTGAAATGAATCCTACTGAAAGGAAAGCCAGCTATGGCATGGGGTACTGTCTTAACTCCAAAGAGCAATTCAGTGAAGCGGTCAGTTACCTGAAGACAGCCATAGAAAAAGAGCCCACCTATACGGCAGCTTACGTGGAGCTTGGTTACAGTTATTACAAAACCGGCAAGGACCCGGATGCAGAAACCAATTTCAAAAAAGCCATGGAACTCAATCCCAAAAATGAGAATGCCCGGTATTATGCCTGCCTGATGTACGTAAAACAAAAGAATAAAGCAAAGGCGCAGAAAATGGTGGACGAGTTAAGGGGCCTTTCTTCAAAACATGTAAGCATCCTGCAGCCAAAAGTGGATGCACTGTGA
- the panB gene encoding 3-methyl-2-oxobutanoate hydroxymethyltransferase has product MSVNKEIKKVTTNTLQKMKAAGEKISMITAYDFSFARIFDAAGIDIILVGDSASNVMAGHETTLPITLDQMIYHAQSVVRGINRCLVVVDMPFGYYQSNSDIALASAIKIMKETGGHSVKLEGGEEVLDSVKKIVSAGIPVMGHLGLTPQSIYKFGTYNVRAKEIDEAAKLKKDALLLQEAGAFAIVLEKIPAVLAKEVSESLHIPTIGIGAGGSCDGQVLVMHDMLGINTEFKPRFLRQYLNLYEQIDGAVKQYIADVKSRDFPNESEQY; this is encoded by the coding sequence ATGTCTGTCAACAAAGAAATAAAAAAGGTCACCACCAATACCTTGCAGAAAATGAAGGCGGCCGGAGAAAAGATCTCCATGATCACGGCTTACGATTTTTCCTTTGCCCGGATATTTGATGCTGCGGGTATCGACATCATCCTGGTGGGCGACAGCGCCAGCAATGTAATGGCGGGCCATGAGACCACCCTGCCCATCACCCTCGACCAGATGATCTACCATGCACAAAGTGTGGTACGGGGCATCAACCGTTGCCTGGTGGTGGTGGATATGCCCTTTGGTTACTATCAATCCAACTCAGATATAGCGCTTGCTTCAGCCATTAAGATCATGAAAGAGACCGGCGGCCACTCGGTAAAACTGGAAGGAGGCGAAGAAGTGCTGGACTCGGTCAAAAAGATCGTGAGCGCCGGTATCCCCGTAATGGGGCATTTGGGACTGACCCCGCAAAGCATTTATAAGTTCGGTACGTACAACGTGCGGGCAAAAGAAATTGACGAAGCCGCAAAACTAAAAAAAGACGCCCTGCTGCTCCAGGAAGCCGGTGCGTTTGCCATTGTGCTGGAAAAGATCCCGGCGGTACTGGCAAAAGAGGTAAGTGAAAGCCTGCACATACCCACCATCGGCATTGGGGCCGGCGGCAGTTGCGACGGGCAGGTGCTTGTAATGCACGATATGCTGGGCATCAATACCGAATTCAAACCCCGGTTCCTCCGGCAATACCTCAACCTCTACGAACAGATAGACGGGGCCGTAAAACAATATATTGCTGATGTAAAAAGCCGGGACTTCCCCAACGAGAGTGAGCAGTATTGA
- a CDS encoding aldehyde dehydrogenase family protein — MDILKTLNVKATNDGVSTGSTSIKAKGEKLDSCSPVDGKRIATVTGADAKSYEAVIKKAQEAFLEWRMWPAPKRGEVVRQVGEELRKNKQALGQLVSYEMGKSLQEGLGEVQEMIDICDFAVGLSRQLHGLTMHSERPGHRMYEQYHPLGIVGVISAFNFPVAVWSWNAALAWVCGDVCIWKPSEKVPLCAIACQNIIQPVFKKNNVPEGVSNIICGGRNVGEWMSNDTRIPLLSATGSTRMGKAVGAAVGQRLGRSLLELGGNNAIIISADADLDMALIGAAFGAVGTAGQRCTSTRRLIIHEKIYNKFRDKLVNAYKQLKIGNPLDQKNHVGPLIDKDAVKMYLDAIEKCKAEGGKFVVEGGVLKGKGYESGCYVKPCIAEVKNSFAIVQHETFAPILYLMKYKTMDEAIAMQNGVPQGLSSAIMTNNLREAEKFLSHAGSDCGIANVNIGTSGAEIGGAFGGEKETGGGRESGSDAWKVYMRRQTNTINYTDKLPLAQGIKFNL, encoded by the coding sequence ATGGATATTCTAAAGACATTAAATGTAAAGGCAACCAATGACGGTGTTTCCACCGGATCAACTTCAATAAAAGCAAAAGGTGAAAAACTTGATTCCTGCTCTCCCGTTGACGGAAAACGGATTGCCACGGTTACAGGCGCCGATGCAAAAAGTTATGAAGCCGTTATCAAAAAAGCACAGGAGGCTTTTCTGGAATGGAGAATGTGGCCTGCGCCAAAACGCGGGGAAGTAGTAAGACAGGTGGGGGAAGAATTAAGAAAGAATAAACAGGCCCTTGGTCAACTGGTAAGTTACGAAATGGGCAAGAGCCTCCAGGAGGGTTTGGGCGAAGTGCAGGAGATGATCGACATCTGCGACTTTGCCGTTGGCCTATCAAGACAATTACATGGGTTGACCATGCACAGCGAAAGGCCCGGGCACCGGATGTATGAACAGTATCACCCGCTGGGGATCGTTGGCGTTATCTCGGCCTTTAATTTCCCCGTGGCGGTATGGAGCTGGAATGCTGCCCTTGCCTGGGTATGTGGTGATGTATGTATATGGAAGCCGAGCGAAAAAGTACCCCTTTGTGCCATCGCCTGCCAGAACATCATTCAGCCTGTGTTCAAAAAGAACAATGTGCCCGAAGGCGTTTCAAATATCATTTGCGGCGGAAGGAATGTGGGCGAATGGATGAGTAATGATACAAGGATCCCTTTGCTGTCGGCAACAGGCAGTACTCGGATGGGTAAAGCCGTGGGTGCGGCCGTTGGTCAGCGCCTGGGAAGAAGTTTACTGGAACTGGGCGGCAACAATGCCATCATCATTTCAGCTGACGCCGATCTTGATATGGCCCTGATAGGCGCTGCCTTTGGCGCTGTGGGTACAGCAGGACAAAGATGTACCAGCACACGCAGGCTCATCATTCATGAAAAGATCTACAATAAGTTCAGGGATAAACTGGTGAATGCATATAAGCAGCTTAAGATCGGCAACCCGCTTGATCAAAAGAACCATGTGGGTCCGCTGATCGATAAAGATGCGGTGAAGATGTACCTGGATGCCATTGAAAAATGCAAGGCGGAAGGCGGAAAATTTGTAGTGGAAGGCGGCGTACTGAAAGGCAAAGGATATGAAAGCGGTTGTTATGTAAAACCATGCATTGCCGAAGTAAAGAACAGTTTTGCCATTGTACAGCATGAGACCTTTGCCCCCATCCTGTACCTGATGAAGTACAAGACCATGGATGAAGCGATAGCTATGCAGAACGGGGTACCGCAGGGATTATCATCGGCCATCATGACGAATAATTTACGGGAAGCTGAAAAATTCCTCTCTCATGCCGGAAGCGATTGCGGCATTGCCAACGTGAACATCGGCACTTCAGGAGCAGAGATAGGCGGTGCATTTGGCGGCGAAAAAGAAACCGGCGGCGGCCGTGAAAGCGGCAGCGACGCCTGGAAGGTATACATGCGCAGGCAGACCAATACCATCAATTATACCGATAAACTGCCCCTGGCACAGGGCATTAAGTTCAACCTATAA